In Salarias fasciatus chromosome 20, fSalaFa1.1, whole genome shotgun sequence, a single window of DNA contains:
- the LOC115408528 gene encoding cytosolic sulfotransferase 3-like has protein sequence MDEVPRPELFDFHGVSLTQYFTENWENVRNFQARPDDILIATYPKAGSTWVSNILDLLYFGQREKPIPIYERVPYMDICHPEVGAGTDWVDKLPTSPRLIKTHFPVQLVPKSFLEHKCRIVYVARNAKDNVVSFFHFDRMNKSQPEPGDWSSYLERFKHGKVVFGSWYDHVNNWWKKKQTYSNLHYMFFEDMVEDTGREIDKLCSFLGLTPSVEEKTRIVGEVHFDKMKKDDMLNYSTVPVFDLKVSPFMRKGKVSDWKNHFTVAQNEDFDEDYKTKMKDPTLQFRTEI, from the exons ATGGATGAAGTTCCTCGACCCGAGCTGTTTGATTTCCACGGAGTGTCACTGACTCAGTACTTCACAGAGAACTGGGAGAACGTTCGAAACTTTCAGGCCAGACCGGATGATATCCTCATCGCCACATATCCTAAAGCAG gcAGTACATGGGTTTCCAACATCCTTGATTTACTTTACTttggtcagagagagaaacccATCCCGATTTATGAGCGAGTGCCTTACATGGATATTTGTCACCCAGAAGTCGGTGCAG GAACAGACTGGGTGGACAAGCTGCCCACCTCCCCTCGACTCattaaaactcattttcctGTCCAGCTCGTGCCAAAGTCATTTTTGGAACACAAATGCAGg ATAGTCTACGTTGCCCGCAACGCAAAAGACAATGTTGTGTCTTTCTTCCACTTTGATCGCATGAACAAGAGTCAGCCAGAACCTGGAGATTGGAGCAGCTACCTTGAGAGATTCAAGCACGGAAAGG TGGTGTTTGGATCCTGGTACGATCATGTGAACAACTGGTggaagaagaaacagacttaTTCAAACCTGCACTACATGTTCTTTGAAGACATGGTTGAG GACACCGGACGAGAAATAGACAAACTCTGCTCCTTTCTTGGTTTGACTCCTTCAGTCGAGGAAAAGACGAGAATCGTAGGAGAAGTTCATTTTGACAAAATGAAGAAGGATGACATGCTTAACTACTCAACAGTCCCTGTCTTTGATCTCAAAGTTTCTCCTTTCATGAGAAAAG gaaaagtcAGTGACTGGAAGAATCACTTCACAGTGGCTCAGAATGAAGACTTTGATGAAGACTACAAGACAAAGATGAAGGATCCCACTCTCCAGTTTCGCACTGAAATTTGA
- the LOC115408527 gene encoding cytosolic sulfotransferase 3-like isoform X2, with amino-acid sequence MISSLPHILKQAPRTDWADKLPTSPRLIKSHLPVQFVPKSFWEQKSRIVYTARNAKDNVVSFFHFDRMNMDQPEPGDWSSYLERFKQGKVLYGSWYDHVSNWWKKKQTYSNLHYMFFEDMVEDTGREIDKLCSFLGLTPSVEEKTRIVGEVHFDKMKKDDMVNYSTISVFDLKISPFMRKGKVGDWKNHFTVAQNEDFDEDYKTKMKDPTLQFRSEI; translated from the exons ATGATATCCTCATTGCCACATATCCTAAAGCAG GCACCAC GAACAGATTGGGCGGACAAGCTTCCCACCTCCCCTCGACTCATTAAAAGTCATCTTCCTGTCCAGTTCGTGCCAAAGTCATTTTGGGAGCAAAAATCCAGG ataGTCTACACTGCCCGCAACGCAAAAGACAATGTTGTGTCTTTCTTCCACTTTGATCGCATGAACATGGATCAACCAGAACCTGGAGATTGGAGCAGCTACCTTGAGAGATTCAAGCAAGGAAAGG TATTGTATGGATCCTGGTACGATCATGTGAGCAACTGGTggaagaagaaacagacttaTTCAAATCTGCACTACATGTTCTTTGAAGACATGGTTGAG GACACCGGACGAGAGATAGACAAACTCTGCTCCTTTCTTGGTTTGACTCCTTCAGTTGAGGAAAAGACGAGAATCGTAGGAGAAGTTCATTTTGACAAAATGAAGAAGGATGACATGGTTAACTACTCAACAATCTCTGTCTTTGATCTCAAAATTTCTCCCTTCATGAGAAAAG GAAAAGTGGGTGACTGGAAGAATCACTTCACTGTGGCTCAGAATGAAGACTTTGATGAAGACTACAAGACAAAGATGAAGGATCCCACTCTCCAGTTTCGCTCTGAAATTTGA
- the LOC115408527 gene encoding cytosolic sulfotransferase 3-like isoform X3, producing MDIFHPEVGAGTDWADKLPTSPRLIKSHLPVQFVPKSFWEQKSRIVYTARNAKDNVVSFFHFDRMNMDQPEPGDWSSYLERFKQGKVLYGSWYDHVSNWWKKKQTYSNLHYMFFEDMVEDTGREIDKLCSFLGLTPSVEEKTRIVGEVHFDKMKKDDMVNYSTISVFDLKISPFMRKGKVGDWKNHFTVAQNEDFDEDYKTKMKDPTLQFRSEI from the exons ATGGATATTTTTCATCCAGAAGTCGGTGCAG GAACAGATTGGGCGGACAAGCTTCCCACCTCCCCTCGACTCATTAAAAGTCATCTTCCTGTCCAGTTCGTGCCAAAGTCATTTTGGGAGCAAAAATCCAGG ataGTCTACACTGCCCGCAACGCAAAAGACAATGTTGTGTCTTTCTTCCACTTTGATCGCATGAACATGGATCAACCAGAACCTGGAGATTGGAGCAGCTACCTTGAGAGATTCAAGCAAGGAAAGG TATTGTATGGATCCTGGTACGATCATGTGAGCAACTGGTggaagaagaaacagacttaTTCAAATCTGCACTACATGTTCTTTGAAGACATGGTTGAG GACACCGGACGAGAGATAGACAAACTCTGCTCCTTTCTTGGTTTGACTCCTTCAGTTGAGGAAAAGACGAGAATCGTAGGAGAAGTTCATTTTGACAAAATGAAGAAGGATGACATGGTTAACTACTCAACAATCTCTGTCTTTGATCTCAAAATTTCTCCCTTCATGAGAAAAG GAAAAGTGGGTGACTGGAAGAATCACTTCACTGTGGCTCAGAATGAAGACTTTGATGAAGACTACAAGACAAAGATGAAGGATCCCACTCTCCAGTTTCGCTCTGAAATTTGA
- the LOC115408527 gene encoding cytosolic sulfotransferase 3-like isoform X1: MDEVHRPELFDFHGVSLTQYFTENWENVQNFQARPDDILIATYPKAGTTWVSNILDLLYFGQREKPIPIYERVPFMDIFHPEVGAGTDWADKLPTSPRLIKSHLPVQFVPKSFWEQKSRIVYTARNAKDNVVSFFHFDRMNMDQPEPGDWSSYLERFKQGKVLYGSWYDHVSNWWKKKQTYSNLHYMFFEDMVEDTGREIDKLCSFLGLTPSVEEKTRIVGEVHFDKMKKDDMVNYSTISVFDLKISPFMRKGKVGDWKNHFTVAQNEDFDEDYKTKMKDPTLQFRSEI, from the exons atGGATGAAGTTCATCGACCTGAGCTGTTTGATTTCCACGGAGTGTCATTGACTCAGTACTTCACAGAGAACTGGGAGAACGTTCAAAACTTTCAGGCCAGACCGGATGATATCCTCATTGCCACATATCCTAAAGCAG GCACCACGTGGGTTTCCAACATCCTTGATTTGCTTTACTttggtcagagagagaaacccATCCCGATTTATGAGAGAGTACCTTTCATGGATATTTTTCATCCAGAAGTCGGTGCAG GAACAGATTGGGCGGACAAGCTTCCCACCTCCCCTCGACTCATTAAAAGTCATCTTCCTGTCCAGTTCGTGCCAAAGTCATTTTGGGAGCAAAAATCCAGG ataGTCTACACTGCCCGCAACGCAAAAGACAATGTTGTGTCTTTCTTCCACTTTGATCGCATGAACATGGATCAACCAGAACCTGGAGATTGGAGCAGCTACCTTGAGAGATTCAAGCAAGGAAAGG TATTGTATGGATCCTGGTACGATCATGTGAGCAACTGGTggaagaagaaacagacttaTTCAAATCTGCACTACATGTTCTTTGAAGACATGGTTGAG GACACCGGACGAGAGATAGACAAACTCTGCTCCTTTCTTGGTTTGACTCCTTCAGTTGAGGAAAAGACGAGAATCGTAGGAGAAGTTCATTTTGACAAAATGAAGAAGGATGACATGGTTAACTACTCAACAATCTCTGTCTTTGATCTCAAAATTTCTCCCTTCATGAGAAAAG GAAAAGTGGGTGACTGGAAGAATCACTTCACTGTGGCTCAGAATGAAGACTTTGATGAAGACTACAAGACAAAGATGAAGGATCCCACTCTCCAGTTTCGCTCTGAAATTTGA